A region of the Leucobacter komagatae genome:
GAGCTTCGGGTTGCGCCAGCTCACCGACAGCGTCAGCGTCGCGGCGGCTTCTCCGCCCCTGAAGTCCTGGTGGAACGACCGCAGCCCCTCGGCCGAGGCGCCTCGCCAGGCGTAGATCGACTGGTGTGGGTCGCCAACCGCCATGACCGGCATCCCGCCGAAGAGTGTTGAGAGCAGCCGCGTCTGTCCGACCGAGGTGTCTTGCACCTCGTCGAGCAAGACGGCCCGATAGCGTGAGCGCAGTGCGCCTCGCGCCTCAGGTACCGAGTCGAGCGTCTGGGTCGCGAGCGCGAGTTGGTCGGAGAAGTCGATAAGCCCTCTCCGCTGCTTCTCCTCGCCGTACGCGCGGGCGAGTCGCGTAATGAGCGGCGTCTCCTCGATCGCTTTCACAGCGTCCCGCACCTTCGCGTAGACCTTGCCGCTCGGCTTCTCGGGATCCTCTTTCTCGTTATACGGGAGCCGCGTCACGCCTCGGAACTCTGCTACGAGCTGATCGACCCGGTCAAAGCTCGTGAGGTGGTCGGCAACGGCGCGATCCATACCGATCACGTGCCGTATGAGCGTCGGGGTGCGCAGCTCGCTCGTCACGAGCTCTGGGTCGTCGCTCGCGAGCAGCGTTTCGCGCGCGACGCGCCACGCGGTCGCCTCGTCGATGACGGTCGCGCCCGGAGCGAGCCCTGCAGCCGCACCGAACTCTTGCAGCACCCCGGCCGCGAACGAGTTGTAGGTGCTCACGTCGGGCAGTGAGAGCCCGTCGGCGAGCTGCTCCTGCAGCTCGCTCGCCCGCGCAAGCTCGCGCTCGCTGAGCTGCCCGAGCTCGGCCAGGTCTGTGAGGCGCGCGACGAAGGCGCCGAGGCTGCCAACGATGCGCTCGCGGAGTTCGCCCGCCGCCTTCCTGGTGAAGGTGAGGCCGAGCACCGCGTCGGGCTCTGCGAGACCGTTGGCGACGAGCCAGACAACACGGTTCGCCATCGTCTCGGTCTTGCCGCTGCCCGCCCCCGCGATCACGAGCGTGCTCCCGGAGAGCGGGTGCTCGATGACGGCGCGCTGCTCGTCGGTCGGCAGCAGCGGCTGCTCGCCCGGCTTCGTGAGAATCTCAGCGACCCGCGCCGCCGAAAAGACTGGAACTGTCATGCGTGGCTCACCGCCTGGATGATGTGCAGCCGGCAGTTGCCCGGCTTGTGTGGGTCTGAGCAGTGGTGCTCGATGCGCGCAGTGAACTCGCCAGCGGCCATCGTCTCGGCCACCGCGGCGACGCGCGCTTCGAGCTGCTCGCGGGCCTCCGGGCTGAGACCCGACTGCTCACGCTCGACGTAGCCCTTGCCGCGCGCGGCATCCGGGTGCACGTAGAGAAGCTTCGCAGCGGTGTGCACGTCGCCCTGGGCGGAGCTCTCGGCCGCGACGTCGAACGCGCCGAGCAGCACCCCGAGCTGGTAGGCCTGCAGCTGCACGTGGTCTTCGGCCTCGGGTTTCGTCGCCGGAGTGCGCCCGGTCTTCAGGTCGACGACGGTGATCTCGGCACCCGCCGGCGTCTGCTTCGATTCGAGCCTGTCGGCGATCCCGCGCAGCTCGGCCCGGCCGACCGCGAGGCTAAAGCTCGACTCCTGCCCGAGGAGCTCTTTGCCCGACGCTTCAAACTCGCGCAGGTAGTCCGAGAGCCCGCCAGCCATATCCGCCGCGGTCCGGCGGGCGCGCTCTGACTCCCACTCGGCGTCGAACGGCAGCTTTCGCCACTCCGCGAGAATCGCCGCAAGCATCGCCTCGGCGTCGTGCCCCTCGACAGTCTCGAGCGCGTGGTGCACGAGCGTGCCGAGGCTCGCCTGCACGCTGCCGGTGCTGCCGCCCAGGGCCCCGATCGCCCAGTCGAGCGCGCAGGTCTCGGCCTTCTCGAGTTGGGACGGGCTCACGGGAATGGGCCGCGGCTCCTCGTCAGCCGCCTGCTCGAAGAGCGGTGCGCTGCTCGAGGGTTCGAGGACCCCGTACCACTGCGCGGGTTCCGCGCCCGGCACGCCGGCCTCGGCGAGCGCGGCGAGCGACGCGAGCGCGACTTCGTCGCCCGCCTGCTCGACGGCCCGGCGGCGCATGGCTGCGGTGATGCCTCGCAGCGTGAGTCGCGAGCTCGGGAGCCCGTCGACGGCGAAGTCGGAGCCGAGCCCGAAGAACGGGCTCGGGTGGCTTTCTTCGTCTGCGACGGCGACGACAAGCAACTCTTCGGTTGCGCGCGAGCAGGCCTGGAGAAACAGCCGCAGCTCGTCGTGGGTGGTGTCACGGCGCGACGGCATGAGCGCTTCGCCGCCGCGCAACCACCGTTCAAGGGCCGCGGTGCCGAGCAGCGAGCCGCGCGCCCGCAGGTTCGGCCACGACCCGTCCTGTACGCCGACGACCGCGACGAGCGCGAACTCGCGCCCGATCATGCCCTGCGGTGTCGTCACCGTGACCGTCTGCAGCTCGCTGCGCTGCGCCAGCGAATCCTCTGGCACGGTATTGCGGAGGATGTCTTCAAGCAGCTCAGCGATCGGCTGCTCACTGTCTTGCTCCTCGTGCCGCTGGAGCGCAAAGAACAGCCCGACGACAGCGTCGAGTGCCCGGTTTGCTTCGTCCGCGCGCAGGCCGCGGCCCGCGATCGCTTCCTGCTGCCAGCGGTCGGCGAGCTTTGCGCCGTCCCAGAGCGCCCAGAGCACCTCACGCGGCGTACCGCCGCCCTCCTGCACCCGAGCGCCCGCGGCGGCCATGAGCCCGAGCCTGCGGATGGCGCGCCCGCCGGCGCTGTCGACCACGGGGCTCGGCCCGGGGAACGCGAACGCCTCGAACACCGCTTCATCGACTGTCGCCGGTTCTCTGCCCTCTTCGCGGGCAGCCCGCCGCTCGTCGAGAAGCAGCGCCCCGCGCAGCCTGCGCACCGCCACCGGATCAAGCCCGCCAACAACGCCGCCAGCGAGCCGCAATACCGCGGGGGCGTCAAGCGGCGCGATGCCGAGGGTGTGCTGGAGGAGCGCGACGAGCTCACGAACCACCTGGTGCTCGCGCAAGACGATGCCGCCGGCTGCGACGCCCGTCGGCACCTGGTGCCCCGCGAGCAGCCGCGCGACCCGCGTCACCTCGGCGCGAGTGCGACACACGACCGCCATGTCGCCCCACTCAAGGCTCCTGTCGCCGTCGAGCCCCAGCTTCCGCGCCCGCATTCGGTGGGCAATCGAGCCGAGCTGCTCGGCGGGCGACGAGGCCCGCGAAAATTCGACGGCGTCGCGGGTGGCGGGTTCGGCGCTCACGGCGGCGCGGTGTGCGGCTGCCCCCGTGATCCCGATTCTCCCGCTGAGAGTGGTCACGAAACCGCGGATCACCCCGCCGTGCCGATACACCGTGTCGAGCGTGGCGACCTGCTCGACGGCGCCCGGCGGCGGCACCCACCCGCGCCGCACGAGCTCGGGAGTGAGACCAGCGAGCACGCGCGTGTGCTCGCCCTGGAACGCGCTCGTCGCGACATCGGGGTCGCCGAAGACCCACACGGCGCTACCAGCCGCCGCGCACGCGGCAACAAGCGCGAGCTGCCCCTCACCGAGCTCTTGCGCATCGTCGATGAGGATCAGGCGCGGCGCCGCACCGCGCCCGTCACGAATGGCCTGCGCGGCGAGCCTGAGCAGGGCGCTCGAACTCACCTCGTGCACGCGCTCGGCGGCGAGCCGGCGCTGCACGGCGTCGAGGAGAGCGAGCGCTTCACGCCAACGCCCGGCGAGCATCGGATCGGGACCCGCCGTGAACGCCCGCGACGAGCTCTGCGCCGCGGCTTCGGCAAGCTGGCCGGCGAGGCTGCGCGGGGCGAGCGCGAAGTCATCAAGGACGCGCCACAATTCGCGCAGTTCGGCGCGGAACGGGGCGCTGAGCAACACCTCGGGTGCGAGCCCGCCTTCCGCTCGCGGCTCCGTCTGCTCGATGTGCTGGAGCACGGCCTCCGCGATCGCTTCGTCTTGCACGGTGCCGGTGAGGAGCCGCGGCGGCGCCTCCCCAGCCTCGGCCGCGACGCGCCCCAGCACCGCGAACGCGAACGAAGACGCAGTGCGTACGGGCGCCCCGCCGAGTGCGTGCGCGAGCCGCTTGTGCACCAGCTCGCGCAGCCGGGCCGCAACCAGGCGGTTGGGCGCGAGCACGAGCGCGTCGCCCTCAGCCCACCCGTCGAGAGCCATCGCCCGCGCAAACGTTTCGACCACGAGCCCCGTCTTCCCGGTGCCGGGAGCGCCGAGCACCCGCGCGTGGGCTCGCGGGTCGAACCCAAGCACGCGCTCTTGCGACGAGTCGAAGTTGGTCATGCATTTAGCCTAGTGAGCACCACCGACACCGGCGCGACCCTGTGCCATACTCAAAGCTGGCTCTGTACCTACAGACGGCCCTCAGAGTGGAGGAACGATGACTCAAGCTGCTACCGATCTCCCGCAGGTCCCCGCGGGAAGCACCCCGAAGAAAAAACGCCGAGCTCTGCGCGTGATCGGCTGGATCGTCGCGAGCCTCGTCGTGATCGCCCTCGTCGCGGCCGGGCTTGGGGTGTGGACGGTGCAGCGATCCTTCCCGACGGTGTCGGGAACCGTCACGGCGGCCGGTCTCTCCGGCGACGTCACGGTGCAGCGCGACGAGCGCGGGATCGCGACGATCACCGCCGACACGAGCGAAGACCTGTTCTTCTCGCAGGGATACGTGCACGCGCAGGATCGGTTCTGGGAGATGGACTTCCGCAGGCACCTCACGAGCGCGCGGCTCTCCGAGCTCTTCGGCGAGTCGCAGGTCGGGACCGACTCGTTCCTGCGAACCCTCGGGTGGCAGCGCATCGCGGAGCAGGAGTATGCAGACCTCTCCCCCGAGGTCCGCGCCTACTACGACTCGTACGCGGCGGGCGTGAACGCCTACCTCGCGGAGCGCAGCGGCAGCCAGCTCTCGCTCGAGTACGCGGTGCTCGGGCTGCAGAACTCGGGCTACGAGCCCGAGCCCTGGGAACCGGCCGAATCAATCGCGTGGCTCAAAGCGATGGCGTGGGATCTGCGCACGAACATCGAGGACGAGACCGCGAGGGCGCTGCAGGCGCAGTATCTTGACGCTGACCAGCTCGCCGACCTGTACCCCGGGTATCCCTTTGAGGAGCACCCGGTGATTCTCGCCGACGACCCGGCGGGGCGCCGCGTCGTCGCCGTCGGAAAGCTCGAGCAGGGCGCGGCGTTCGTCGAGGGGCAGCTCGGGAAGCTCGTCGAGTCGCTGAACCTGCAGCCGCTCGAGGAGCTGCTCGGCAAGGTCGACTCGCTCATCACGCAACAGGGCGAAGGAATCGGGTCGAACTCGTGGGTGGTCTCGGGCGAGCTCACGACGACGGGCAAGCCTCTCCTCGCCAACGACCCCCACCTCGGCGCGGCCCTGCCGTCGGTCTGGACACAGATGCAGTTGCGCTGCTCAACGGTCTCTGAAGCGTGCCCGTTCGACGTCGCGGGGTTCAGCTTCTCGGGGCTGCCGGGCATCGTCATTGGGCACAACGCAGACATCGCATGGGGCTTCACGAACCTCACGACCGACGTCGCCGACCTGTTTGTCGAGAGCGTTGACGGCGACAAGTACTGGTACGACGACGAGTGGCACGACATGACCACGCGCGAAGAGACCATCAAGGTCGCGGGAGGTGACGACGTCACGCTCACCGTTCGCGAAACCGGCCACGGCCCGATCGTTTCCGGGCTCACGGGTGACTTCACCGCAATCGCTGAGAAGCCCCGCTCTGAGACTCCAGAGGGGAAGATTCTGCCCGTCGGCCCGGGTGACATTGGCGGCACGATGCCGTACACCGAGTCTGCGCTCGCCCTCAGGTGGACCGCGCTCGACGCCGGTTCGACGCCCGAGGCGATCTTCATGCTGAACCGGGCGGAGAACTTCACCGACTTCCGCGAGGCCGCAAGCAAGTTCGATGTTCCCGGCCAGAACCTCATCTACGCCGACCCAGACGGCAACATCGGCTACCAGGCACCCGGCAAGCTGCCGATTCGAGCCAAGGGCCAGGAGGGCTACCTCCCGACCCCGGGCTGGTCGAGCGACTACGACTGGCAGGGCTTCATTCCGTTCGAGGAACAGCCCTGGTCGTACAACCCGAAGTCGGGCTACATCGTCACCGCGAACAACGCGATCGTGAACGACGACTACGCCTACTTCCTCAGCCGCGATTGGGATTACGGCTACCGCGCCGCGCGGATCGTGGAGCTCCTTGAAGCGAAGATCGCCGAAGGCCCCGTGAGCGCCCTAGACCTCGCGGAGATTCACATGGATAACCAGATGCCCGCGGCGAAGGCCCTCAAGGACGCGTACGCAGGTGTTGCGGTCGACGACGCCGGCGTGCAGGGGGCGCTCGAGCTGCTCGCTGGCTGGGACGGCCAGAACGCGATGGACTCCGCTCCAGCGGCCTTCGCAAACGTGCTCTGGGAGCACCTCACCGAGCGCATGGTCTCGGGTCGAGACGGCGATATCCCACGCGACGACCAGTCGCGCTTCGCCCGGATGCTGACGCTGCAGCTCGAAGACCCGAAGTCTGAGTGGTTGACAGCGAATGGCACCGAGGCGCGCGAGGAGTTCCTCGCGGGCGCCGCGAGCGACGCCTACGCGGAACTCACACAGCTGCAGAGCAAGAACTCGGAGAAGTGGAACTGGGGCAAGCTGCACGCCATCACCCTCACCCACGGCACCTTCGGCGAGAGCGGCATCGCGCCGATTGAGGCGCTGTTCAACCGGGGGCCGTACGACACGTCGGGCGGGTCAGGCGTGGTGAACGCGACGGGCTGGGCCCTCGGTGAGGGGTATGCAACGTCGACCGTGCCGTCGATGCGCATGGTCATCGATGTGTCTGACTGGGACGCGTCGACGTGGCAGAACCTGACCGGCCAGAGCGGGCACGCGTTCCACAAGAACTACACCGACCAGGTCGAGGGCTGGGCGACCGGCGAGCAGTACGCCTGGGCCTTCACCCCGGAGGCCGTCGGGGCTGCTGCGAAGGACACGCTCACGCTCACCCCAGCAAAGTAGGGGCTGTCGGGCTATCGCACGGGCCTCAGGCCGAGGCCCTCCACCGGCAAACGACCCTCGGTATGCCCAATTCGACACTTTCGGGCATACCGAGGGTCGATTGCATGGCATGTGCGCGACGAGGGCGGCAGGCACTCGAGCACGTGCCACTGGTGCGCTGACGGCGAACGAGACCCGTTCACCGAGCGTGGACGCATACACTCAAAGGAGAAAGAGTTGCGGCGCAGGCCGCAACCGCATCATGACTTGGCCAGGAGGCAGCTGTGGAAGTACGGATCGGCATCAACCAGTCGGCTCGCGAGCTCTCGTTTGAGACCGACGCGACGGCTGAAGAGCTCAGCACGCTCATCCAGGCCGAAGCGACGGGCCTCGTATCGCTTGCCGACAACAAGGGCCGCACGTTCCTCGTGAACCGCGAGTCGATCTCGTACGTCGAGCTCGGCAGCGACACCTCGCGCAAGGTGGGCTTCGTCAGCTAACGCGAGCTAGCTCAACGCATCACGCACAGCGAGCGTGGCGGACCGATTCTCGGTCTTCGTCACGCTCGCTTTGCTGTTCACGGCTTCACTGGGAACGACGCCTCGCGCGTCAGCGTTGCGACCCCGTCGCGGAGTGTCACAACTCGGTCAGCGGCCTCGATGTCGGCGGCGTCGTGCGTCACGCAGGCAACGGCCACGCCTCGGTCAG
Encoded here:
- a CDS encoding penicillin acylase family protein, with protein sequence MTQAATDLPQVPAGSTPKKKRRALRVIGWIVASLVVIALVAAGLGVWTVQRSFPTVSGTVTAAGLSGDVTVQRDERGIATITADTSEDLFFSQGYVHAQDRFWEMDFRRHLTSARLSELFGESQVGTDSFLRTLGWQRIAEQEYADLSPEVRAYYDSYAAGVNAYLAERSGSQLSLEYAVLGLQNSGYEPEPWEPAESIAWLKAMAWDLRTNIEDETARALQAQYLDADQLADLYPGYPFEEHPVILADDPAGRRVVAVGKLEQGAAFVEGQLGKLVESLNLQPLEELLGKVDSLITQQGEGIGSNSWVVSGELTTTGKPLLANDPHLGAALPSVWTQMQLRCSTVSEACPFDVAGFSFSGLPGIVIGHNADIAWGFTNLTTDVADLFVESVDGDKYWYDDEWHDMTTREETIKVAGGDDVTLTVRETGHGPIVSGLTGDFTAIAEKPRSETPEGKILPVGPGDIGGTMPYTESALALRWTALDAGSTPEAIFMLNRAENFTDFREAASKFDVPGQNLIYADPDGNIGYQAPGKLPIRAKGQEGYLPTPGWSSDYDWQGFIPFEEQPWSYNPKSGYIVTANNAIVNDDYAYFLSRDWDYGYRAARIVELLEAKIAEGPVSALDLAEIHMDNQMPAAKALKDAYAGVAVDDAGVQGALELLAGWDGQNAMDSAPAAFANVLWEHLTERMVSGRDGDIPRDDQSRFARMLTLQLEDPKSEWLTANGTEAREEFLAGAASDAYAELTQLQSKNSEKWNWGKLHAITLTHGTFGESGIAPIEALFNRGPYDTSGGSGVVNATGWALGEGYATSTVPSMRMVIDVSDWDASTWQNLTGQSGHAFHKNYTDQVEGWATGEQYAWAFTPEAVGAAAKDTLTLTPAK
- a CDS encoding UrvD/REP family ATP-dependent DNA helicase; this encodes MTNFDSSQERVLGFDPRAHARVLGAPGTGKTGLVVETFARAMALDGWAEGDALVLAPNRLVAARLRELVHKRLAHALGGAPVRTASSFAFAVLGRVAAEAGEAPPRLLTGTVQDEAIAEAVLQHIEQTEPRAEGGLAPEVLLSAPFRAELRELWRVLDDFALAPRSLAGQLAEAAAQSSSRAFTAGPDPMLAGRWREALALLDAVQRRLAAERVHEVSSSALLRLAAQAIRDGRGAAPRLILIDDAQELGEGQLALVAACAAAGSAVWVFGDPDVATSAFQGEHTRVLAGLTPELVRRGWVPPPGAVEQVATLDTVYRHGGVIRGFVTTLSGRIGITGAAAHRAAVSAEPATRDAVEFSRASSPAEQLGSIAHRMRARKLGLDGDRSLEWGDMAVVCRTRAEVTRVARLLAGHQVPTGVAAGGIVLREHQVVRELVALLQHTLGIAPLDAPAVLRLAGGVVGGLDPVAVRRLRGALLLDERRAAREEGREPATVDEAVFEAFAFPGPSPVVDSAGGRAIRRLGLMAAAGARVQEGGGTPREVLWALWDGAKLADRWQQEAIAGRGLRADEANRALDAVVGLFFALQRHEEQDSEQPIAELLEDILRNTVPEDSLAQRSELQTVTVTTPQGMIGREFALVAVVGVQDGSWPNLRARGSLLGTAALERWLRGGEALMPSRRDTTHDELRLFLQACSRATEELLVVAVADEESHPSPFFGLGSDFAVDGLPSSRLTLRGITAAMRRRAVEQAGDEVALASLAALAEAGVPGAEPAQWYGVLEPSSSAPLFEQAADEEPRPIPVSPSQLEKAETCALDWAIGALGGSTGSVQASLGTLVHHALETVEGHDAEAMLAAILAEWRKLPFDAEWESERARRTAADMAGGLSDYLREFEASGKELLGQESSFSLAVGRAELRGIADRLESKQTPAGAEITVVDLKTGRTPATKPEAEDHVQLQAYQLGVLLGAFDVAAESSAQGDVHTAAKLLYVHPDAARGKGYVEREQSGLSPEAREQLEARVAAVAETMAAGEFTARIEHHCSDPHKPGNCRLHIIQAVSHA
- a CDS encoding DUF3107 domain-containing protein; the protein is MEVRIGINQSARELSFETDATAEELSTLIQAEATGLVSLADNKGRTFLVNRESISYVELGSDTSRKVGFVS